Proteins co-encoded in one Montipora capricornis isolate CH-2021 chromosome 12, ASM3666992v2, whole genome shotgun sequence genomic window:
- the LOC138026163 gene encoding kelch-like protein 3, translating to MEEYVEAVAFEIQDLNTSASNSNMADLSQPMSSDPSKHCQELIYRLDALRRKESFFDVTVSVKDKEFKAHRLVLAAASPFFLSLLVSDMREGKEQFIRIELEEATGSVMEEVLKYVYTGDVAITKENAHDLVAVADYLLLPGLRTLACDFLEKNITTENCILNYYFADKYRCLELMGESCEFINSNFSSVMKTEDFLKLDIEQVMKWASSDDVTVTSEEEIFKGIVKWVTHKKSERESNFAELLSQVRLKSMSHDFLFNELVNEELVATSNVSLNFVLRSMKCTLDPFSENAAKPPRKCLERYTDVIFVCGGRTALCYLPQKDIWYQLPDMLLEHQDHAVVQDRDKICIFGGQRVGSGESRVIEYFLSSTNCWGTVEGRHGSDVCSCLSVLDGCIYGLFGFNIILYKLDESSCEAVADPPTSRCVSCLVTDKRHLYLVGGIESCSCHISKRVERFDPILATWEEVAAMNEARYKPFGAAMNGKIYIAGGINGKGGCPTVLNSCEIYDPSTNEWQVMSNLKVCRQAANMVCFQEALYVVGGFKDIGSSSRELSVEVFQLGACEWKRKSTIPNNFENQNPGDQKKEIHHKACVAAIHKSLLEKLCKV from the coding sequence ATGGAAGAATACGTAGAAGCAGTTGCCTTCGAAATCCAAGATTTGAACACTTCCGCATCCaattccaatatggcggaccttTCACAGCCAATGTCATCAGATCCATCAAAACACTGTCAGGAACTTATCTATCGTCTGGATGCTCTGAGAAGAAAAGAGAGTTTCTTCGATGTAACGGTGTCAGTAAAAGACAAAGAGTTTAAAGCTCACAGACTTGTGTTGGCAGCAGCAAGCccgttttttctttcacttctgGTCAGTGACATGAGAGAGGGAAAGGAACAGTTCATCAGGATAGAACTTGAAGAAGCAACGGGGTCAGTCATGGAAGAAGTTCTTAAATACGTTTACACTGGTGATGTTGCAATCACCAAGGAGAACGCCCACGACTTAGTGGCAGTAGCAGACTATCTTCTTTTACCAGGTTTGAGAACTTTGGCTTGTGATTTTCTGGAGAAAAACATTAcaactgaaaactgcattttgaATTATTACTTTGCCGACAAATATCGGTGTTTGGAATTAATGGGGGAGTCCTGCGAGTTTATTAACTCAAATTTCAGTTCAGTCATGAAAACAGAAGACTTCCTGAAGCTCGATATTGAACAAGTCATGAAATGGGCTTCTAGTGATGATGTCACTGTCACCTCCGAGGAAGAAATTTTTAAGGGAATAGTTAAGTGGGTGACTCACAAGAAGAGTGAACGAGAAAGCAACTTTGCTGAATTGTTGAGTCAAGTCCGCCTGAAATCCATGTCTCACGACTTTCTTTTCAACGAATTAGTCAATGAAGAACTGGTAGCAACAAgtaatgtgagtttgaattttgTGTTGAGATCCATGAAGTGCACTTTAGATCCCTTCAGTGAGAATGCTGCCAAGCCACCAAGGAAGTGCTTGGAGAGGTACACAGATGTGATTTTTGTTTGTGGTGGCAGGACAGCCTTATGCTATCTACCGCAGAAAGACATTTGGTATCAGTTGCCAGACATGTTACTTGAACATCAAGACCATGCTGTTGTTCAAGACAGAGACAAAATTTGTATTTTCGGGGGACAGCGTGTTGGATCAGGAGAATCTCGAGTAATAGAATACTTTCTTTCTTCCACTAATTGCTGGGGGACAGTTGAAGGAAGACATGGAAGTGATGTTTGTTCTTGTTTGTCAGTTTTAGATGGTTGCATCTATGGATTATTTGGTTTCAACATTATTCTCTATAAGCTTGATGAGAGCTCATGTGAGGCTGTGGCTGATCCACCAACTAGTCGCTGTGTATCTTGTTTAGTCACTGATAAAAGACACCTTTACCTAGTAGGAGGAATAGAGTCTTGCTCGTGCCATATATCTAAAAGAGTGGAAAGGTTTGATCCTATTTTGGCTACATGGGAGGAGGTTGCAGCTATGAATGAGGCAAGATATAAACCCTTTGGAGCAGCCATGAATGGCAAGATCTACATAGCAGGTGGCATAAATGGCAAGGGGGGATGCCCTACAGTATTGAATTCTTGTGAGATATATGACCCATCAACTAATGAATGGCAAGTTATGAGTAACCTCAAGGTGTGTCGTCAAGCTGCAAACATGGTATGCTTTCAGGAAGCCCTTTATGTGGTTGGTGGCTTCAAAGACATAGGATCATCTTCAAGAGAGTTATCAGTGGAAGTGTTTCAGTTAGGAGCATGTGAATGGAAAAGGAAGTCCACTATACCCAAtaactttgaaaatcaaaatccTGGGGATCAAAAGAAAGAGATTCATCATAAGGCATGTGTTGCAGCAATCCACAAGAGCCTATTAGAAAAGCTGTGTAAggtttga